One Weissella ceti DNA window includes the following coding sequences:
- a CDS encoding KxYKxGKxW signal peptide domain-containing protein, whose product MNKNMLKKPEVTKTNFKMYKDGKHWVFAGLMLLTVPMALMGSLEVSAAETEKKVTSATASAGDEADTVKMPSIESPSLKEETTSESTEDAVTPTYTENVQPMLAISKADALARLEKFTYLTSEQKKTYADRINNAGVILGNSVDWIIEQAEATNTIRSYDNIKDYFALLESQVNRGTSSGAMSLNMITQRAKAMSEIRALNVPEGETLINIVKDEAAVTATVDNQVDKAKRLKSLRALPNLTEADKTKFAKEIMDEKADSAHLVTTKSNVANSIRGNAGLDDAKDKNGLITLLDTVDPALVQKRADAIAGIRTAEHLDVSDVTNLRVKMINATDQNLQLFIDQGTSVNKIRGNQSLTNDDKNKLANQILSSSKSGDITFTNQKASDITDIRDNKTLTTADQDALVKLIVDGVSSNSIKLSNQKASEMTKVRNMKNLTDAEKSQLNAAISAAKTVAEVTELGSKAAAMDEIRGRKITDNEKNTLNEGVFKAVEGSGLPILGWGKVTVDEQVGAAKGKATMVEEVRGMQNLTQTEKNVISKTIMEAGSKDVADFEMERAKYINALRGMDALTDADKNTLATQMMNAKDSLDLKFAKQKAEKVQNARKNYNKLTPQQMEKFATDLKNSKTVLGYELVDKKASSVNEINGMDALTQSEKNVFIKELQAADSQSKVQNILDRANKLHEEMKAIGGSKLDLDITNDVKVKYPQTDRNIKLESLSVRYIQKNQETNKDGRVMLNAHVRVPWGLNIQQLISNEGVYLQIPHTLGTDFEVEFIQNGQKQKVKWDPAGGTWRMETGGMLIVSGDEDLEIRVSFKPKKLEKSDFLTIGYERQKNIIDTWLTGGINDQIIIEFGDAAEDINNLHDANQGVDKITEEAVTEEEKKDAQDLRDELDEITNSEDLKDFLDKIEKLQEVKDAKDKAKETLDNLHNLSKEEKDAFLDQINKGTNLEEIQRIVDEAKAKDAQNLAEAQKEANDAIQYFAQSN is encoded by the coding sequence ATGAATAAGAATATGCTTAAGAAGCCAGAAGTAACTAAAACTAATTTTAAGATGTATAAAGATGGAAAGCATTGGGTCTTCGCAGGTCTAATGCTTTTAACTGTGCCTATGGCATTGATGGGTAGTCTAGAAGTTTCAGCAGCGGAAACGGAAAAGAAGGTAACATCTGCTACTGCATCGGCAGGTGATGAAGCAGATACCGTAAAAATGCCATCTATTGAATCACCCTCATTAAAAGAAGAAACAACATCTGAATCTACGGAAGACGCAGTTACACCAACATATACTGAAAATGTTCAACCTATGTTGGCTATTTCAAAAGCCGATGCACTTGCTAGATTAGAAAAGTTTACTTATTTAACTTCTGAACAAAAGAAAACCTATGCCGATCGAATTAATAATGCGGGTGTAATATTAGGAAACAGTGTGGACTGGATTATTGAACAGGCAGAAGCGACAAACACAATTCGTTCATATGATAATATTAAGGATTATTTTGCCTTATTAGAATCACAGGTCAATCGTGGAACAAGTAGTGGAGCCATGTCGTTGAACATGATTACACAACGAGCGAAAGCGATGTCTGAAATTCGTGCGTTAAACGTGCCTGAAGGCGAAACTTTGATTAACATTGTTAAAGATGAAGCAGCTGTAACAGCAACTGTTGATAATCAAGTTGATAAGGCAAAGCGTCTGAAGTCTTTGCGTGCTTTACCTAACTTAACAGAAGCGGACAAAACAAAGTTTGCTAAAGAAATCATGGACGAAAAGGCGGATTCTGCACATTTGGTTACAACTAAATCAAATGTCGCCAATAGTATTCGTGGTAACGCAGGATTAGATGACGCAAAGGATAAAAATGGGCTAATTACTTTACTAGATACAGTAGACCCAGCCTTGGTACAAAAGCGTGCCGATGCTATCGCAGGTATTCGTACAGCTGAACATTTAGATGTTTCAGACGTAACCAACCTACGTGTCAAGATGATTAATGCAACTGATCAAAATCTGCAACTATTTATTGATCAAGGAACATCTGTTAATAAAATTCGTGGTAATCAATCACTTACAAATGATGACAAAAACAAATTGGCCAATCAAATTTTATCTAGTTCTAAATCGGGTGATATAACTTTTACAAATCAAAAAGCTAGTGACATCACGGATATTCGTGATAACAAGACATTAACAACAGCTGATCAGGATGCGTTAGTTAAACTTATCGTAGATGGTGTTTCGTCAAATTCGATTAAATTAAGCAATCAAAAGGCTAGTGAAATGACGAAGGTTCGTAATATGAAGAACCTGACGGATGCCGAGAAAAGTCAACTAAATGCAGCTATTTCAGCAGCTAAAACAGTAGCTGAAGTAACTGAATTAGGCTCGAAAGCTGCAGCTATGGATGAAATCCGTGGACGCAAAATTACAGACAATGAAAAGAATACACTGAATGAAGGGGTATTTAAGGCTGTCGAAGGTAGTGGGCTACCAATTCTTGGTTGGGGTAAAGTAACCGTTGATGAACAAGTTGGTGCTGCTAAGGGTAAGGCCACGATGGTTGAAGAAGTTCGTGGTATGCAAAACTTGACTCAAACTGAAAAGAATGTCATTTCAAAAACTATAATGGAGGCTGGTAGCAAGGATGTTGCTGACTTCGAAATGGAACGCGCCAAGTATATTAATGCTTTGCGTGGTATGGATGCGTTAACTGACGCAGATAAGAATACATTGGCAACACAAATGATGAATGCCAAGGATTCTCTTGATTTGAAATTTGCTAAGCAAAAAGCTGAAAAAGTGCAAAATGCTCGAAAGAATTACAACAAATTGACTCCACAACAAATGGAAAAATTTGCAACTGACCTAAAAAATAGTAAGACTGTTTTGGGGTATGAATTGGTTGATAAGAAGGCTAGTTCTGTAAACGAAATCAATGGCATGGATGCTTTGACACAATCTGAAAAGAATGTGTTCATTAAGGAATTACAAGCTGCTGATTCTCAAAGTAAAGTTCAAAATATTTTGGATCGTGCTAATAAGCTACATGAAGAAATGAAGGCAATTGGTGGAAGTAAGTTGGACTTAGATATCACTAATGATGTTAAAGTTAAGTATCCACAAACAGATCGAAACATCAAGTTGGAGTCTTTGTCTGTTCGTTACATTCAAAAAAATCAAGAAACGAATAAAGACGGGCGTGTTATGTTGAATGCCCACGTTCGTGTGCCTTGGGGATTGAATATTCAACAATTAATTAGTAATGAAGGGGTTTACCTACAAATTCCCCATACATTAGGAACTGATTTTGAAGTTGAATTTATCCAAAACGGACAAAAGCAAAAAGTGAAATGGGATCCAGCTGGTGGAACATGGCGAATGGAAACCGGTGGAATGTTGATTGTGTCAGGTGACGAAGATTTGGAAATTCGTGTATCATTTAAGCCTAAGAAGTTGGAGAAGAGTGACTTCCTTACTATTGGATACGAACGTCAAAAAAACATTATTGACACATGGTTGACTGGTGGAATTAATGACCAAATTATCATTGAATTTGGTGATGCAGCTGAAGATATTAATAACTTGCATGATGCTAACCAAGGTGTCGACAAGATTACAGAAGAAGCTGTTACAGAAGAAGAAAAGAAAGATGCTCAGGATCTTCGTGATGAGTTGGATGAAATCACTAATAGCGAAGATTTGAAGGACTTCTTGGATAAGATTGAAAAGTTACAAGAAGTGAAGGATGCTAAGGATAAGGCAAAAGAAACACTTGATAATTTGCACAACTTAAGTAAAGAAGAAAAGGATGCTTTCTTAGATCAAATCAACAAGGGAACAAATCTGGAAGAAATTCAACGTATCGTTGATGAAGCTAAAGCAAAGGATGCTCAAAATCTTGCAGAAGCTCAAAAGGAAGCTAATGATGCCATTCAATACTTTGCCCAATCTAACTGA